From a single Candidatus Brevundimonas phytovorans genomic region:
- a CDS encoding DUF559 domain-containing protein has translation MDDWLHTRAKTMRREPALYERRLWAILRDRRLEGLKFRRQVVIGRYVADFVCLRHRLIVEADGPHHDDRAEDAARDEFLRAQDFRVLRFPNPQIENRPHEVLAAIIAAANARLTQD, from the coding sequence ATGGACGACTGGCTGCACACCCGCGCCAAGACGATGCGCCGCGAGCCCGCCCTCTATGAGCGGCGGTTGTGGGCCATTCTGCGGGACCGGCGGCTGGAGGGACTGAAGTTCCGACGCCAAGTCGTGATCGGACGCTACGTCGCCGACTTCGTCTGCCTGCGGCATCGCCTGATCGTCGAGGCCGACGGCCCCCACCACGACGACCGCGCGGAGGACGCCGCCCGCGACGAGTTTTTGCGGGCGCAGGACTTCCGCGTCCTGCGCTTCCCCAACCCGCAGATTGAGAACCGTCCCCATGAGGTGCTGGCCGCCATCATCGCGGCGGCGAACGCCAGGCTGACGCAGGACTGA
- a CDS encoding serine/threonine protein kinase translates to MVQSGDYSSNSPASSDQAGDLTSLYVGYALILFAVPTFGVAAAIGLLRMWRKAPPADPLARTHFIFQQRTLFAAVASIIGGVVLILINVGVFVLFVMAVWTIVRGALGLKDLLQGRPIRHPLRLFY, encoded by the coding sequence ATGGTCCAGTCCGGCGATTACAGCAGCAACAGCCCGGCCTCGTCCGACCAGGCCGGCGACCTGACCAGCCTCTATGTCGGCTATGCTCTGATCCTGTTCGCCGTGCCGACCTTTGGCGTGGCCGCGGCGATCGGCCTGTTGCGGATGTGGCGCAAGGCGCCGCCTGCGGATCCTCTGGCGCGGACCCATTTCATCTTCCAGCAGCGGACGTTGTTCGCCGCCGTGGCCTCCATCATCGGCGGGGTGGTGCTGATCCTGATCAACGTCGGGGTCTTCGTCCTGTTCGTCATGGCGGTGTGGACCATCGTGCGCGGCGCCCTGGGTCTGAAAGACCTGCTGCAAGGCCGCCCCATCCGCCATCCCCTTCGTCTGTTCTATTAG
- the uvrC gene encoding excinuclease ABC subunit UvrC, whose protein sequence is MTDETTDILDAADDAPLPLQAAALIADEARRAPDKPGVYRMYGEDGTCLYVGKAKSLKKRVVQYAQGRFHTQRIGLMVSLTRSMELVVTASETEALLLESNFIKKLKPRFNVLLRDDKSFAELMIRRDHRAPQVRKHRGAHTIPGDYFGPFASTWAVNNTLNTLQKAFLLRSCSDSVYETRTRPCMLHQIKRCSAPCTGLISLEDYGELVTEAEAFLRGKSRAVIGRLSQEMQAASDEMDFETAARVRDRIRALSAISMQNSVSADGVAEADVFALHAEGGQACVQVFFYRAGQNWGGRAYFPRVDKTDSDPEILAAFLGQFYEDKPIPRLILSNVRPHELELLEAAFSMKAEHRVEIARPLRGGKLSLVDHALTNAREALGRKLAENSATSKILDEVCEAFGLDARPERIEVYDNAHIQGTNAVGGMIVAGPEGFRKNQYRKFNIRGEDLTPGDDYGMMREVMRRRFGKMVKDEEAGETVERPDLLLIDGGAGQLAEVLAVLADLGVDDIPAVGVAKGPDRDAGKEHFFMPGKPPFMLPLKSPALYYIQRLRDEAHRFANGAHAKRRSMDIKKNPLDEIEGVGPGRKKALLHAFGSAKGVSRAAVADLIKVPGVNQALAERIHAFFHKS, encoded by the coding sequence ATGACCGACGAGACCACCGACATTCTGGACGCCGCCGACGACGCCCCGCTGCCGCTGCAAGCCGCCGCGCTGATCGCCGACGAAGCCCGTCGCGCCCCCGACAAGCCCGGCGTCTATCGCATGTACGGCGAGGACGGGACCTGCCTCTATGTCGGCAAGGCCAAGTCGCTGAAGAAGCGCGTCGTCCAGTATGCGCAGGGGCGTTTCCATACCCAGCGCATCGGCCTGATGGTGTCCCTGACCCGGTCGATGGAGCTGGTGGTCACGGCCTCGGAGACCGAGGCCCTGCTGCTCGAATCCAACTTCATCAAGAAGCTGAAGCCGCGCTTCAATGTCCTGTTGCGCGACGACAAGTCCTTCGCCGAGCTGATGATACGCCGCGACCATCGCGCCCCCCAGGTCAGGAAGCATCGCGGCGCCCACACCATTCCCGGCGACTATTTCGGCCCCTTCGCCTCGACCTGGGCGGTCAATAATACGCTGAACACCCTACAGAAGGCCTTCCTGCTGCGCTCCTGCTCGGACAGCGTTTACGAGACGCGGACGCGGCCCTGCATGCTGCACCAGATCAAGCGCTGCTCGGCGCCCTGCACCGGCCTGATCTCGCTGGAGGACTACGGTGAGCTGGTCACGGAGGCGGAAGCCTTCCTGCGCGGCAAGTCGCGCGCCGTCATCGGCCGCCTGTCGCAGGAGATGCAGGCCGCCTCCGACGAGATGGACTTCGAGACCGCGGCCCGCGTGCGCGACCGCATCCGCGCCCTGTCGGCCATCTCGATGCAGAACAGCGTCAGCGCCGACGGTGTGGCCGAGGCCGACGTCTTCGCCCTGCACGCCGAGGGCGGTCAGGCCTGCGTCCAGGTCTTCTTCTATCGCGCGGGCCAGAACTGGGGCGGTCGCGCCTATTTCCCGCGCGTGGACAAGACGGACAGCGATCCCGAAATCCTCGCCGCCTTCCTCGGTCAGTTCTACGAGGACAAGCCGATCCCGCGCCTGATCCTGTCCAACGTGCGTCCGCATGAGCTGGAGTTGCTGGAGGCCGCCTTTTCGATGAAGGCCGAGCATAGGGTCGAGATCGCCCGGCCCTTGCGCGGCGGCAAGCTCAGCCTGGTCGATCACGCCCTGACCAACGCCCGCGAGGCCCTGGGGCGCAAGCTGGCCGAGAACTCGGCCACGTCGAAGATCCTGGACGAGGTCTGCGAGGCCTTCGGTCTGGACGCGCGACCCGAGCGGATCGAGGTCTATGACAACGCCCACATTCAGGGCACCAACGCCGTCGGCGGCATGATCGTCGCCGGGCCAGAGGGCTTCCGCAAGAACCAGTACCGCAAGTTCAACATCCGGGGCGAAGATCTGACCCCCGGCGACGACTACGGCATGATGCGCGAGGTCATGCGGCGGCGCTTTGGCAAGATGGTCAAGGACGAGGAGGCCGGCGAGACGGTCGAGCGCCCCGACCTGCTGCTGATCGACGGCGGCGCCGGGCAACTGGCCGAGGTGCTGGCGGTGCTGGCTGACCTGGGCGTGGACGACATCCCCGCCGTCGGCGTGGCCAAGGGACCGGACCGGGACGCGGGCAAGGAGCATTTCTTCATGCCCGGCAAGCCGCCCTTCATGCTGCCGCTCAAGAGCCCGGCCCTCTACTACATCCAGCGCCTGCGCGACGAGGCCCACCGCTTCGCCAACGGCGCCCACGCCAAGCGTCGCTCGATGGATATCAAGAAGAACCCGCTGGATGAGATCGAGGGCGTCGGGCCGGGACGCAAGAAGGCCCTGCTGCACGCCTTCGGTTCGGCCAAGGGCGTGTCGCGCGCCGCCGTCGCCGACCTGATCAAGGTCCCCGGCGTCAATCAGGCCCTGGCCGAGCGCATCCACGCCTTCTTCCATAAGTCCTGA
- a CDS encoding GNAT family N-acetyltransferase, which translates to MIAASFRPAASSDVAALHRLVESAYRGDSAKAGWTHEADLLGGQRTDEAELLDILADARRVILLAEVEGVLTGCVQVADQGQGLAYLGLLTVDPTRQAGGLGRLLIDAAEAEAVARFGATCMEMTVIRQRSELIAWYERRGYRLTGETRPFPLDDERFGLPQTRELEFVVMEKAL; encoded by the coding sequence TTGATCGCCGCAAGCTTCCGGCCCGCCGCGTCTTCGGACGTGGCGGCGCTGCACCGTCTGGTCGAAAGCGCCTATCGCGGCGACAGCGCGAAAGCGGGCTGGACGCACGAGGCTGATCTGCTGGGCGGCCAGCGCACCGATGAAGCCGAGCTTCTCGACATCCTCGCCGACGCCCGCCGCGTCATCCTGCTGGCCGAGGTCGAGGGCGTCCTGACCGGCTGCGTCCAGGTGGCGGATCAGGGGCAGGGGCTGGCCTACCTCGGCCTGTTGACCGTCGATCCGACCCGTCAGGCCGGCGGTCTGGGCCGCCTGCTGATCGACGCCGCCGAGGCCGAGGCCGTCGCTCGTTTCGGCGCGACGTGCATGGAGATGACCGTCATCCGCCAGCGTTCCGAACTGATCGCCTGGTACGAACGCCGCGGCTATCGCCTGACCGGCGAAACCCGGCCCTTCCCCCTGGACGACGAGCGCTTCGGCCTGCCGCAGACGCGGGAGCTTGAGTTCGTGGTCATGGAAAAGGCGCTCTGA
- the folB gene encoding dihydroneopterin aldolase encodes MSAVVAPFTASEPRRLGLTVLVRGLEVQAAIGVHAHEHGRLQPLVVDVELDLGAGPINRLSDTLDYEGVARIARELAGGEHVALVETFAERVALACLADHRVLAVKVRVEKPGAIPGAAAAGCEVAYSR; translated from the coding sequence GTGAGCGCCGTCGTCGCCCCCTTCACCGCGTCCGAGCCGCGCCGTCTGGGCCTGACCGTGCTGGTGCGCGGGCTGGAGGTTCAGGCCGCCATCGGGGTTCATGCCCATGAGCATGGTCGGCTGCAGCCCCTGGTCGTGGACGTCGAGCTGGACCTCGGCGCCGGGCCGATCAATCGTCTGTCCGATACCCTGGACTATGAGGGTGTGGCCCGGATCGCTCGCGAACTGGCGGGCGGCGAGCACGTGGCCCTGGTCGAGACCTTCGCCGAACGGGTGGCCCTGGCCTGTCTGGCGGATCATCGCGTTCTGGCGGTCAAGGTGCGGGTCGAGAAGCCCGGCGCCATTCCCGGCGCGGCGGCGGCGGGGTGCGAAGTCGCCTATTCGCGCTGA
- a CDS encoding dihydroneopterin aldolase: MTESAAGAGGFDWRHAGDHVRVLLSDVAVDVRIGLHPWERHPERPTRLIVNVEMFAAWPLAQGDFIDYDRVRDHINGWRGREHVELLETLVEELIGVCFALPPVEACRVRITKPDIFPEAAAAGVEIFRRRPG; this comes from the coding sequence TTGACTGAATCGGCCGCCGGCGCGGGCGGGTTCGACTGGCGTCACGCCGGGGACCATGTCCGCGTCCTGTTGTCGGATGTGGCGGTCGATGTGCGCATCGGCCTGCACCCGTGGGAGCGGCACCCCGAGCGCCCCACGCGGCTGATCGTCAATGTCGAGATGTTCGCGGCCTGGCCTTTGGCGCAGGGCGACTTCATCGATTACGACCGGGTGCGCGATCACATCAACGGCTGGCGTGGGCGTGAGCACGTCGAGTTGCTGGAAACCCTGGTCGAGGAGCTGATCGGCGTCTGTTTCGCCCTGCCGCCGGTCGAGGCCTGCCGGGTGCGGATCACCAAGCCGGACATCTTCCCCGAGGCCGCGGCGGCGGGCGTGGAAATCTTCCGCCGCAGGCCGGGCTGA
- the pgsA gene encoding CDP-diacylglycerol--glycerol-3-phosphate 3-phosphatidyltransferase, whose product MTPAHKANPIPNILTSIRLGAGVVMFLLLAGATSGIPFFSAMLSPDDQFALYRTGFWIFVIAASTDWVDGYLARRWNAETRWGAILDPIADKILVTGAILGVLTSGSVQQIIIPCGLILFREFAVSALRETMAGRINLPVTLAAKWKTTLQMVALGCQLFARNWDGWGLDFDYLPAFQLFANSLIWLAAIVTLWTGWQYFSAAQKQMRDL is encoded by the coding sequence ATGACCCCTGCCCACAAAGCCAACCCGATTCCGAACATCCTGACCAGCATCCGCCTGGGCGCGGGCGTGGTCATGTTCCTGCTTTTGGCGGGCGCGACCAGCGGCATCCCCTTCTTCTCGGCCATGCTGAGCCCCGACGACCAGTTCGCCCTGTACCGCACCGGCTTCTGGATCTTCGTCATCGCCGCCTCGACCGACTGGGTCGACGGCTATCTGGCGCGGCGCTGGAACGCCGAGACGCGCTGGGGCGCCATCCTGGACCCGATCGCCGACAAGATCCTGGTCACGGGCGCCATCCTGGGTGTGCTGACCAGCGGGTCGGTGCAGCAGATCATCATCCCCTGCGGCCTGATCCTGTTCCGCGAGTTCGCGGTTTCGGCCCTGCGCGAGACCATGGCCGGGCGCATCAACCTGCCTGTCACCCTGGCCGCCAAGTGGAAGACCACGCTGCAGATGGTGGCCCTGGGCTGCCAGCTGTTCGCCCGCAACTGGGACGGCTGGGGCCTCGACTTCGACTACTTGCCCGCCTTCCAACTGTTCGCCAACAGCCTGATCTGGCTGGCCGCCATCGTCACCCTGTGGACCGGATGGCAGTATTTCAGCGCGGCGCAGAAGCAGATGCGGGATCTGTAA
- a CDS encoding carbonic anhydrase, translated as MTDELTDGYHRFRQNRWPAERAEYEALAVNGQKPHTLVVACSDSRADPALIFDTAPGELFVVRNVANLVPPYEPDGKLHGVSAALEFGVNVLKVKRIVVMGHAYCGGVNAMLNGSPSNCQDFVAPWVAQGAPVVRRVVEEFPADQVERAAEEAVVRLSIDNLRTFPWIAAREAAGDLVLSGLHFGIADGILSKLTGAKRFEPLG; from the coding sequence ATGACCGATGAACTGACCGACGGCTATCACCGCTTCCGCCAGAACCGCTGGCCCGCCGAGCGCGCCGAGTATGAGGCCTTGGCCGTCAATGGCCAGAAGCCGCACACCCTGGTCGTGGCCTGTTCCGACAGCCGCGCCGATCCGGCCCTGATCTTCGACACCGCGCCAGGGGAACTGTTCGTGGTGCGCAACGTCGCCAACCTGGTCCCGCCCTATGAGCCGGACGGCAAGCTGCACGGCGTCTCGGCGGCGCTGGAGTTCGGCGTCAATGTGCTGAAGGTCAAACGGATCGTCGTCATGGGCCACGCCTACTGCGGCGGCGTCAACGCCATGCTGAACGGCTCGCCCTCCAACTGTCAGGACTTCGTCGCTCCCTGGGTCGCCCAGGGGGCGCCGGTCGTGCGCCGCGTGGTCGAGGAGTTCCCTGCCGATCAGGTCGAGCGCGCCGCCGAGGAGGCCGTGGTTCGCCTGTCGATCGACAACCTGCGGACCTTCCCCTGGATCGCCGCGCGCGAGGCGGCGGGCGATCTGGTCCTCAGCGGCCTGCACTTCGGCATCGCCGACGGCATCCTGTCCAAGCTGACGGGTGCCAAGCGGTTCGAGCCCCTGGGCTGA
- a CDS encoding 6-carboxytetrahydropterin synthase translates to MPAVQFTRRFSMAHRLIADAGSKCAVPHGHNEFVKVTLEPTAEIAFGQSNHAASFENLKRRWHGFVDRSLDHAFQLNRADPLLDWFQSHEPQRLNQVLTIEGDPTTEALVIALWRKLEAILTAEGLPFRLAELAIEETPTNTVLTRGLTEAERAWKLGDWCDRADFSINDLLPPETWS, encoded by the coding sequence ATGCCTGCCGTCCAGTTCACCCGCCGCTTCTCGATGGCGCACCGGCTGATCGCCGATGCGGGGTCCAAGTGCGCCGTGCCGCACGGGCACAATGAGTTCGTCAAGGTGACGCTGGAGCCGACGGCCGAGATCGCCTTTGGCCAGTCGAACCACGCCGCCTCGTTTGAAAACCTGAAGCGGCGCTGGCACGGGTTTGTCGACCGCAGCCTGGACCATGCCTTCCAGCTGAACCGCGCCGACCCGCTGCTGGACTGGTTCCAGAGCCATGAGCCGCAGCGGCTGAACCAGGTCCTGACCATCGAGGGCGATCCCACGACCGAGGCCCTGGTCATCGCGCTCTGGCGAAAATTGGAAGCCATCCTCACGGCCGAGGGCCTGCCCTTCCGCCTGGCGGAACTGGCCATCGAGGAGACGCCGACCAATACCGTGCTGACGCGCGGCCTGACCGAGGCCGAGCGGGCCTGGAAGCTGGGCGACTGGTGCGACCGGGCCGATTTCAGCATCAATGACCTTCTGCCGCCGGAGACCTGGTCGTGA
- a CDS encoding GNAT family N-acetyltransferase — translation MTAFRDQPADHRFQQEFADADGVEHSVWAEYAVRGHARVILHVEAHPALRGTGAAGKFMQALAEHARAEKLTLVPHCSYAVAWLKRHPEYADVLGS, via the coding sequence ATGACCGCCTTTCGCGACCAGCCCGCCGACCATCGCTTTCAGCAGGAGTTCGCTGACGCCGACGGGGTCGAGCATTCCGTCTGGGCCGAGTATGCGGTGCGCGGCCACGCCCGCGTCATCCTGCACGTCGAGGCCCATCCGGCCTTGCGCGGCACGGGGGCGGCGGGAAAGTTCATGCAGGCTCTGGCCGAGCATGCGCGGGCCGAGAAGCTGACTTTGGTCCCGCATTGCAGCTATGCGGTGGCGTGGCTCAAACGGCATCCCGAGTACGCAGACGTTCTCGGTTCCTAG
- a CDS encoding NUDIX domain-containing protein gives MTTWRTRIEPFTRPVFFAVSRMRRGMTLGVRGLAVDSEGRVLLVKHTYLHGWWLPGGGVDKGETTQAAVVRELREEAGLIAKAEPRLISVHSNERFFPGDHVLVFAIDAFDLTERTSHGEIAEIGWFAPDALPEDTTRATRDRLAEIFGGAPADPNW, from the coding sequence ATGACCACCTGGCGCACCCGAATCGAGCCCTTCACCCGGCCTGTCTTCTTCGCCGTCTCGCGGATGCGGCGGGGCATGACCCTGGGCGTGCGCGGACTGGCGGTCGACAGCGAGGGCCGGGTGCTGCTGGTCAAGCACACCTATCTGCACGGCTGGTGGCTGCCGGGCGGCGGGGTGGACAAGGGCGAGACGACCCAGGCCGCCGTGGTCCGGGAACTGCGCGAAGAGGCGGGACTAATCGCCAAGGCCGAGCCGCGCCTGATCTCGGTCCACTCCAACGAGCGTTTCTTTCCGGGGGATCACGTTCTGGTCTTCGCCATCGACGCCTTCGACCTGACCGAACGCACCAGCCATGGCGAGATCGCCGAGATCGGCTGGTTCGCCCCCGACGCCCTGCCCGAGGATACGACCCGCGCCACCCGCGACCGCCTGGCCGAGATCTTCGGCGGCGCGCCCGCCGATCCGAACTGGTAG
- a CDS encoding DMT family transporter, with protein MQVPLLVFLTLLMAGAATALQGPTNARLVTAVGSPLNAAFISFAVGTVALGLLALAMQTRPDVGAMKALPWWAWMGGFYGCAFVISAAWGVPRLGVATTITLMVAGQLALSLILDHFGALGVARQPLSLGRIAGVALVIGGVVLVRRS; from the coding sequence ATGCAGGTTCCCCTTCTTGTCTTTCTGACCTTGCTGATGGCGGGCGCCGCCACGGCCTTGCAGGGTCCGACCAACGCCAGACTGGTCACGGCGGTCGGCTCGCCGCTGAACGCCGCCTTCATCTCCTTCGCCGTCGGCACGGTGGCCCTGGGCCTGCTGGCCCTGGCGATGCAGACGCGCCCCGACGTCGGCGCGATGAAGGCTCTGCCCTGGTGGGCGTGGATGGGCGGCTTCTACGGCTGCGCCTTTGTCATTTCCGCCGCCTGGGGCGTGCCGCGTCTGGGGGTGGCCACCACCATCACCCTGATGGTCGCCGGGCAGCTGGCGCTCAGCCTGATCCTCGACCATTTCGGCGCCCTGGGCGTCGCCAGACAGCCGCTGAGCCTGGGCCGCATCGCTGGCGTCGCCCTGGTGATCGGCGGCGTGGTTCTGGTTCGCCGCTCCTGA
- a CDS encoding S46 family peptidase, producing MRPMIFASAAVLAFAAASSAKAEEGMWTYDNFPIARANQTLGTNIDQAWLDRVRLSSVKFGGCSAGVISGQGLVMTNNHCVATCVANLSTPQQQYAETGFTPKSREEELKCPGGTAEILTEIVDVTERLHKAGEGLDGQAFTQAREAEAGRIETEACGDDPKIRCQVVSLYRGGQFKLYKFRKYSDVRLAWAPEDRAATFGGDLDNFSFPRFAIDAAFIRLYEDGKPVETPIHFTWNPNKPTEGEPVFITGNPGATQRLLTQSQLMTIRDVVLPLDQLIASELRGRLIRYSEEGEEQAFIAMDPIVGVENTYKRGLGRMRALTDPAFMASKAEAEADFRARAAGGQTDPWATLDAVQPLAREMYAPMALLEGGTGMGTTSVAGGSSLFQWARAIVRGAQERAKPSDQRLGEYADSRLPGVQSGLFAERPTYPALEQIRLEWWLSKTREWLTVDSPYVRTLLGKESPEALSARLVEGTRLADPAVRRALWEGGLPAVQASTDPLIQYVLAIDADARAVRTAWDNQVKAPTDRASEQLAAARFAAYGDAVYPDATGTLRLTYGRVEGTDVPGQRIPAFTTFAGLWDRATGAEPFAVAPKLLAARDRIDPNAVMDMAVSSDTIGGSSGSPAVNAKGEIIGANFDSTVLTQRNAYGYDRNVNRSVIVTTQAVTTALRDVYGMDHLVAELGVSAPKAAPRRARR from the coding sequence ATGCGTCCCATGATCTTCGCCTCGGCCGCCGTCCTGGCCTTCGCCGCCGCCTCTTCCGCCAAGGCAGAGGAAGGCATGTGGACCTACGACAACTTCCCCATCGCCCGCGCCAATCAGACCCTGGGCACGAACATCGACCAGGCCTGGCTGGACCGCGTCCGCCTGTCCTCGGTCAAGTTCGGCGGCTGCTCGGCGGGCGTCATCTCGGGCCAGGGCCTGGTGATGACCAACAACCACTGCGTCGCCACCTGCGTCGCCAACCTGTCCACCCCGCAGCAGCAATACGCCGAAACCGGCTTTACGCCGAAGAGCCGCGAGGAAGAGCTGAAATGCCCCGGCGGCACGGCTGAAATCCTGACCGAGATCGTCGACGTCACCGAACGCCTGCACAAGGCGGGCGAGGGTCTGGACGGTCAGGCCTTCACCCAGGCCCGCGAGGCCGAGGCCGGCCGCATCGAGACCGAGGCCTGCGGCGATGATCCCAAGATCCGCTGCCAGGTCGTCAGCCTGTATCGCGGCGGCCAGTTCAAACTCTACAAGTTCCGCAAATACTCCGACGTGCGTCTGGCCTGGGCGCCGGAAGACCGCGCCGCGACCTTCGGCGGCGATCTGGACAACTTCTCCTTCCCGCGCTTCGCCATCGATGCCGCCTTCATCCGCCTCTATGAGGACGGCAAGCCGGTCGAGACGCCGATCCACTTCACCTGGAATCCGAACAAGCCGACCGAGGGCGAACCCGTCTTCATCACCGGCAACCCCGGCGCGACCCAGCGTCTGCTGACCCAGTCGCAGCTGATGACCATTCGCGACGTGGTCCTGCCGCTGGACCAGCTGATCGCGTCGGAACTGCGCGGTCGTCTGATCCGCTATTCCGAAGAGGGCGAGGAGCAGGCCTTCATCGCCATGGACCCCATCGTCGGCGTCGAGAACACCTACAAGCGCGGTCTGGGCCGGATGCGCGCCCTGACCGATCCCGCCTTCATGGCGTCCAAGGCCGAGGCCGAAGCCGACTTCCGCGCCCGCGCGGCGGGCGGCCAAACCGATCCGTGGGCGACGCTGGACGCGGTTCAGCCTCTGGCGCGCGAGATGTATGCTCCGATGGCCCTGCTGGAAGGCGGCACTGGCATGGGCACCACCTCGGTTGCGGGCGGTTCCTCGCTGTTCCAGTGGGCGCGGGCCATCGTGCGCGGGGCCCAGGAACGCGCCAAGCCGTCGGATCAGCGTCTGGGCGAATACGCCGACAGCCGTCTGCCGGGCGTGCAATCCGGCCTGTTCGCCGAACGCCCGACCTATCCGGCGCTGGAGCAGATCCGTCTGGAATGGTGGCTGTCCAAGACCCGCGAATGGCTGACCGTCGACAGCCCCTATGTCCGCACCCTGCTGGGCAAGGAAAGTCCCGAGGCCCTGTCGGCCCGTCTGGTCGAAGGCACCAGGCTGGCGGACCCAGCCGTGCGTCGGGCCCTGTGGGAAGGCGGCCTGCCCGCCGTCCAGGCCTCGACCGACCCGCTGATCCAGTATGTCCTGGCCATCGACGCCGACGCCCGCGCCGTGCGCACCGCGTGGGACAACCAGGTCAAGGCCCCGACCGACCGCGCCTCGGAACAGCTGGCCGCCGCCCGCTTCGCCGCCTATGGCGACGCTGTCTATCCCGACGCCACCGGCACCCTGCGCCTGACCTATGGCCGGGTCGAGGGCACCGACGTTCCGGGCCAGCGCATTCCGGCCTTCACCACCTTCGCCGGCCTGTGGGACCGCGCCACCGGCGCCGAGCCCTTCGCCGTCGCGCCGAAACTTCTGGCCGCCAGGGACCGCATCGACCCCAACGCCGTGATGGACATGGCCGTCTCGTCCGACACCATCGGCGGCTCGTCGGGTTCGCCCGCCGTCAACGCCAAGGGCGAGATCATCGGCGCCAACTTCGACTCCACCGTCCTGACCCAGCGCAACGCCTACGGCTATGACCGCAACGTCAACCGCAGCGTCATCGTCACCACCCAGGCCGTGACCACGGCCCTGCGCGACGTCTACGGCATGGATCATCTGGTCGCCGAACTGGGCGTCAGCGCGCCCAAGGCCGCCCCGCGTCGGGCGCGTCGTTGA
- a CDS encoding SDR family oxidoreductase, whose amino-acid sequence MGEPLNKVVLITGAARRVGAGLARSLAEAGWDVAVHHRGGADEAAALVAELSAKGVRAAAFQADLNQASERDGLIDRVVGQFGRIDALVNNASLFRYDTLSTLTEASWGEHLASNLTAPVFLIRDFARAIEAANGQGAVVNILDHKVDSPNPDFFAYTAGKVGLAGLTRTLAMGLAPRIRLCGVSPGLILRSGEQTEAEYEAAWRDTPLGRGASLEDVARTVRFVLETPSLTGQNLTIDGGESLIGRGRDVAFDGIPLP is encoded by the coding sequence ATGGGCGAGCCCCTGAACAAGGTCGTGCTGATCACCGGGGCCGCGCGGCGCGTCGGCGCCGGGCTGGCGCGGTCGCTGGCCGAGGCGGGCTGGGACGTGGCCGTCCATCATCGCGGCGGGGCGGACGAGGCCGCCGCCCTCGTGGCCGAACTCAGCGCCAAGGGCGTGCGGGCCGCGGCCTTTCAGGCCGACCTCAATCAGGCGAGCGAGCGCGACGGCCTGATCGACCGCGTGGTCGGCCAGTTCGGACGGATCGACGCTCTGGTGAACAACGCCTCCCTGTTCCGCTATGATACCCTGTCGACCCTGACCGAGGCGTCGTGGGGCGAGCATCTGGCCTCGAACCTGACCGCGCCGGTCTTCCTGATCCGCGACTTCGCCCGCGCCATCGAGGCGGCGAACGGGCAGGGGGCGGTGGTCAATATTCTGGATCACAAGGTCGATAGTCCGAACCCGGACTTCTTCGCCTATACGGCGGGCAAGGTCGGTCTGGCGGGGCTGACGCGGACGCTCGCCATGGGGCTGGCGCCCCGCATCCGTCTTTGCGGCGTCTCGCCCGGCCTGATCCTGCGCAGCGGCGAGCAGACCGAGGCGGAGTATGAGGCGGCGTGGCGCGATACGCCGCTGGGGCGCGGCGCCTCGCTGGAGGATGTGGCCCGCACCGTGCGTTTCGTGCTCGAGACGCCCAGCCTGACGGGGCAGAACCTGACCATCGACGGGGGCGAGAGCCTGATCGGTCGCGGGCGGGACGTGGCCTTTGACGGCATCCCGCTTCCCTGA